A window of the Dictyostelium discoideum AX4 chromosome 4 chromosome, whole genome shotgun sequence genome harbors these coding sequences:
- a CDS encoding short-chain dehydrogenase/reductase family protein (Similar to SDR), whose protein sequence is MFSSFKKIQNIGSTSIRFYSTIKKGRLDGKVALITGAADGVGRESSLLFAKEGAKVLLVDVNDIKGKEVESLIKSSGGEASFFRADVSKASDVKEMIDAVEKTFGKLNILFNNAGIMISEDDDSVNTTEEVWDKTMNVNLKGVFLGCKFGIPALLRAGGGTIINTASFVAIMGAATPQIAYTASKGGVLAMTRELAIIHARQNIRVNALCPGPLRTELLDKFLNTPEKRNRRLVHLPMGRFGLANEIANGALFLASDESSYVTASTFLVDGGLTASYVTPL, encoded by the exons atgttttcatcttttaaaaaaatacaaaatattGGATCAACCTCTATTAGATTTTATTCAACTATAA aaaaaggtAGATTAGATGGTAAAGTAGCATTAATTACAGGTGCAGCAGATGGTGTTGGAAGAGAATcctcattattatttgcaaaAGAAGGTGCTAAAGTTTTATTAGTTGAtgtaaatgatattaaagGTAAAGAAGtagaatcattaattaaatcatcagGTGGCGAAGCATCATTTTTTAGAGCTGACGTTAGTAAAGCATCCGATGTTAAAGAAATGATAGATGCTGTAGAAAAAACATttggtaaattaaatatcCTTTTCAATAATGCTGGTATTATGATCTCTGAAGATGATGACTCTGTAAATACAACTGAAGAAGTTTGGGATAAAACAATGAATGTTAATTTAAAAGGTGTTTTTTTAGGCTGTAAATTTGGTATTCCTGCTTTATTAAGAGCTGGTGGTGGTACTATAATCAATACTGCAAGTTTTGTTGCAATAATGGGTGCTGCAACTCCACAAATTG cATACACTGCAAGTAAAGGTGGTGTTTTAGCAATGACTAGAGAATTAGCAATTATTCATGCAAGACAAAATATTAGAGTAAATGCACTTTGTCCAGGCCCATTAAGAACTGAATTATTGGATAAATTCTTAAATACCCCAGAAAAGAGAAATCGTCGTTTAGTTCATCTTCCAATGGGTAGATTTGGTTTGGCAAATGAAATCGCAAATGGTGCTTTGTTCCTTGCAAGTGATGag TCATCTTACGTAACAGCTTCAACATTTTTAGTTGATGGTGGTTTAACTGCATCATATGTTACTccactttaa
- the ragC gene encoding Ras-related GTP-binding protein — protein sequence MEDNYEEYDNAFVGNLGDMGYGEDTQAAGEPASQIENKPKIFLMGLKRSGKSSIQKVVFHKMLPNETLFLESTSKVVKNDISNSSFVQFQIWDFPGQLDFFDPSFDYEYILNNCGAIVFVIDAQDEIIEALQKLHQTIAKVYQINPNIHFEVFIHKSDGLSDDHKIDRQRDIQQKTTEELADANINVHPSFYVTSIYDHSIFEAFSKVIQKLIPQLPTLENLLDVFISRSRIEKAFLVDVVSKIYVATDNSPVDMQTYELCSDMIDVVIDVSCIYGLKEEEEGLGYDQESHSVIKLNNGMVLYLKEVNKYLALVCLLRESNFDKHGLIDYNFICFKKAIEEVFSRKTTKAGAKKTIKKAN from the exons atggaGGATAATTATGAAGAATATGATAATGCTTTTGTTGGTAATTTAGGTGATATGGGTTATGGTGAAGATACACAAGCTGCAGGCGAACCAGCTTcacaaattgaaaataaaccaaaaatatttttaatgggTTTAAAAAG ATCAGGTAAATCATCAATTCAAAAAGTTGTTTTTCATAAAATGTTACCAAAtgaaactttatttttagaaagtACAAGTAAAGTTGTAAAGAAtgatatttcaaattcatcattcgttcaatttcaaatttggGATTTCCCAGGTCAATTAGATTTCTTTGATCCATCATTCGATTATGAATACATTCTCAATAATTGTGGTGCCATTGTTTTCGTCATTGATGCTCAAGATGAAATCATTGAAGCATTACAAAAACTTCATCAAACTATTGCTAAAGTTTATCAA attaacCCAAATATTCACTTTGAAGTATTCATTCACAAATCAGATGGTTTATCAGACGATCACAAAATTGATAGACAAAGAGATATTCAACAAAAAACAACAGAAGAATTAGCAGATGCAAATATTAATGTACATCCAAGTTTCTATGTGACAAGTATTTATGATCATTCAATCTTTGAAGCTTTTTCAAAGGTTATTCAAAAACTTATTCCTCAACTTCCAACTTTAGAAAATTTATTAGATGTTTTCATTTCt agATCAAGAATTGAAAAAGCATTTTTAGTTGATGTTGTTAGTAAAATTTATGTTGCTACTGATAATTCACCAGTTGATATGCAAACTTATGAATTATGTAGTGATATGATTGATGTAGTTATTGATGTTTCATGTATCTATGG tcttaaagaagaagaggaaggtTTAGGTTATGATCAAGAATCACACTctgttattaaattaaataatggtatggttttatatttaaaggAAGTTAACAAATATTTAGCATTAGTTTGTTTACTTCGTGAATCAAACTTTGATAAACATGGTTTAATTgattacaattttatttgtttcaaAAAAGCAATTGAAGAAGTTTTCAGTAGAAAGACAACTAAAGCTGGTGCAAAGAAAACTATTAAGAAAGCAAACTAA
- the pdkB gene encoding PDK1 family protein kinase translates to MINGRYQKEDVVNNNNNLNLNLIEKTLNDLTIKNNTNINNNNTNNKNTNYYNNNNFNNNNNNNNNNNNNNNNINNNNNNNKYLNNSHNNNNNNNNNNNNNNNNNNNNNNNEINNNNNNVLSHSSLSGKGGSTTYETTSYTTSITSSRDTGTISTSYESSSSSSSSSSSSLYDDDEYSDYSDSSDSIDSYVNHRQALSKSQQQQHLQQQQDQPQPLHSSMGAISNEKPPSPTNQQQQQQHHHPKHNIELPKTSSFGLQPNSSIPHKKSRSDFDFIRTIGKGAYGKVKLVIEKETQLIFASKILNKKLIIKEKKAKYVNTEKTILDSLDNPNIVKLFYTFQDENNLYFILEYCPNGDLLGALKKAGCFSIDVVRFYAAEILIALEYLHGKGIAHRDLKPENILLGKNQHLKLSDFGSAKQLSIGSHHKGSRSGSFCGTAEYVCPELLTEKSAGVEADIWSYGCLLYQLVSGKLPFKGFNEYQTFLLITKREFSYPDNFDKCCMNLIDQLLDLDPYKRPTISEIKNHEFFSSIQDWSSIPSQTPPPIEQMVPQSPFPSPNSSLRLKKRSLSVGSPINSSLTYLSQPPIKPLNLDNSNIDYNDFENNQIISNNNNNNNNTTTTTTTTTTSANTSGSTNNTLYFTSPNVTSPPTSMSSNNTPRYINPLPTQSTTTTTTKPAYSSTPSSTILKSTPPPPILSSCSSNNLLGKSSNQQYQPFQFHQQQQQQQQQQQRERSSTTTPSPTFLSNHHNQHQKNLQQSFSSIDKSSFSTSSPMSSPRILLKPTELVLMDKDRKRNIREQQQIDQYQWSRFLLPNDEIILACGITEKRSGLITKKRQLIITDTPRIFYVDPVKMTQKGEITVDGSLSAQQKSSKHFIINSKGRSRHFYDLDGQSKLWVDLINELNMLSFK, encoded by the exons atgataaatggTCGTTACCAAAAAGAAGATgttgttaataataacaacaatttaaatttaaatttaattgaaaaaactttaaatgatttaacaatcaaaaataatacaaatataaataataataacactaataataaaaataccaattattataataacaacaattttaataataataataataataataataataataataataataataataatattaataataataataacaataataaatatttaaataatagccataataataataataataataataataataataataataataataataataataataataataataataatgaaataaataataacaataataatgtattATCTCATTCATCATTAAGTGGAAAAGGTGGTTCAACAACCTATGAAACAACATCATATACAACAAGTATAACAAGTAGTAGAGATACTGGAACAATTTCGACATCTTATGAAagttcttcatcatcttcttcgtcatcatcttcttcattatatgatgatgatgaatattcAGATTATTCAGATAGTAGTGATAGTATCGATAGTTATGTAAATCATAGACAAGCTTTATCTAaatctcaacaacaacaacatttacaacagcaacaagaTCAACCACAACCATTACATTCATCAATGGGTGCAATATCTAATGAAAAACCTCCTTCTCCAActaaccaacaacaacaacaacaacaccatcatcCGAAACATAATATAGAATTACCAAAAACATCATCATTTGGATTGCAACCAAATTCTTCAATACCTCATAAAAAATCAAGATCAGATTTCGATTTCATTAGAACAATTGGAAAAGGTGCATATGGTAAAGTGAAACttgtaattgaaaaagaaactcaattaatatttgcatcgaaaattttgaataaaaaacttataattaaagaaaaaaaagcgAAATATGTAAATACTGAAAAAACTATATTAGATTCTTTGGATAATCCAAAcattgtaaaattattttatacttttcaagatgaaaataatttat attttatatTAGAATATTGCCCAAATGGTGATTTATTAGGAGCATTAAAGAAAGCAGgttgtttttcaattgatgtaGTTAGATTTTATGCTGCAGAAATATTAATTGCATTAGAATATTTACATGGAAAAGGTATAGCACATAGAGATTTAAAACCAGAGAATATTCTGTTAGGGAAAAATcaacatttgaaattgagTGATTTCGGATCAGCAAAACAATTAAGTATAGGAAGTCATCATAAAGGTAGTAGATCAGGTTCTTTCTGTGGTACTGCAGAATATGTTTGTCCAGAGTTATTAACAGAGAAATCTGCAGGTGTTGAAGCTGATATTTGGTCCTATGGATGTTTGCTATATCAATTGGTAAGTGGGAAATTACCATTCAAAGGTTTCAATGAATATCAAACATTTCTATTAATTACCAAAAGAGAATTTTCATATCCTGATAATTTCGATAAATGTTGTATGAATCTAATCGATCAACTATTAGATTTAGATCCATATAAAAGGCCGACAAttagtgaaattaaaaatcatgaATTCTTTTCATCCATTCAAGATTGGTCGAGTATACCATCACAAACTCCGCCACCCATTGAACAAATGGTACCACAATCACCATTCCCTTCACCAAACTCTTCATTAAGATTAAAAAAGAGATCACTTTCTGTTGGTTCACCAATTAATAGTTCTTTAACTTATTTATCACAACCACCAATAAAACCattaaatttagataattcaaatattgattataatgattttgaaaataatcaaataataagtaataataataataataataataatactacaactacaactacaactacaactacaagtGCAAATACTAGTGGTAGTACAAATAATACATTATATTTTACTTCTCCAAATGTAACTAGTCCACCTACATCAATGTCTTCTAATAATACTCCAAGATATATAAATCCATTACCAACtcaatcaacaacaacaacaacaactaaacCAGCATATAGTTCAACACCAAgttcaacaattttaaaatcaactcCTCCACCTCCAATTTTATCTTCATgttcatcaaataatttattaggtaaatcatcaaatcaacaatatcaaccaTTTCAATTCCaccaacagcaacaacaacaacaacaacaacaacaaagagaAAGATCATCTACAACTacaccatcaccaacatttttatcaaatcatcataatcaacatcaaaaaaatttacaacaATCATTctcatcaattgataaatcgtcattttcaacatcatcaccaatgaGTTCACCAAGAATTCTATTGAAACCTACAGAATTAGTATTGATGGATAAGgatagaaaaagaaatattagagaacaacaacaaattgatCAATATCAATGGAGTAGGTTCCTTTTACCAAATGATGAAATCATATTAGCATGTGGTATAACAGAGAAAAGATCAGgtttaattacaaaaaaaagacaatTAATAATCACTGATACTCCTAGAATTTTTTATGTTGATCCTGTTAAAATGACTCAAAAAGGTGAAATTACTGTCGATGGTTCATTATCTGCTCAACAAAAATCTTCAAAACATTTCATTATAAACTCAAAAGGAAGATCAAGACATTTCTATGATTTAGATGGTCAATCGAAATTATGggttgatttaataaatgaattaaatatgTTATCAtttaagtaa
- a CDS encoding rare lipoprotein A domain-containing protein has protein sequence MKLILSLLTLSILYCANTVNAISGQVTYYNDVGYGACGTAIDANTQFLAAVPPAYWTTANPNLDPVCGKQVKLTYNGNSITLPVRDKCPGCPTNNIDISAPAFTQLVGSLGPGRVSVTWEFLGGSSSGGTTGTVSTTTGGSGTCPRTATVSAGQGCYDVWVSNCNNAWDENQFYAANPGVSCTALQVGQKLCCGGTSSSSSTTGSASCSRKGTVDAGQGCYDVWVSKCNNAWNENQFYAANPGVVCTDLQVGQQLCCN, from the coding sequence atgaaattaattttaagtttattaactttatcaattttatattgTGCTAATACTGTAAATGCAATTAGTGGTCAAGTAACATATTATAATGATGTAGGTTATGGCGCCTGTGGTACTGCTATTGATGCAAATACACAATTTTTAGCAGCAGTTCCACCAGCTTATTGGACTACAGCAAATCCAAATTTAGATCCAGTTTGTGGTAAACAAGTAAAATTAACATATAATGGTAATTCAATTACACTTCCAGTACGTGATAAATGCCCAGGTTGTCcaactaataatattgatattagTGCTCCTGCATTTACTCAATTAGTAGGTAGTCTTGGACCTGGTAGAGTTAGTGTAACTTGGGAATTCCTTGGTGGTAGTTCAAGTGGTGGTACAACAGGTACagtttcaacaacaactggtggtagtggtactTGTCCAAGAACTGCAACAGTTAGTGCAGGTCAAGGCTGTTATGACGTATGGGTatcaaattgtaataatgCTTGGGATGAGAACCAATTCTACGCTGCTAATCCAGGTGTATCATGTACTGCTCTTCAAGTTGGTCAAAAATTATGTTGTGGTGgtacatcatcatcatcttcaacaaCTGGTAGTGCTTCTTGTTCAAGAAAAGGTACTGTTGATGCAGGTCAAGGTTGTTATGATGTATGGGTATCAAAATGTAATAATGCATGGAATGAGAATCAATTCTATGCTGCAAATCCAGGTGTTGTTTGTACTGATCTTCAAGTTGGCCAACAATTATgttgtaattaa
- the ints7 gene encoding armadillo-like helical domain-containing protein, protein MSKYKNSSLLNDQGGVRQPSLSNGSSVLGISNQLPPNSLFHLFSTNNQQSTTTPTTVTIQPPSSSISTPSPTTNNTVSGGGGIQTAGSSTSSASSVVGGGGGTTTPTNSNIVVIESNKEDDKECGTILMEINKGIRSGNLGEQIESILFFSHLIKFHPSPLIVNSVITRLSDIFRTTSNTVKYRILKVFQECSSEIHKVSNIEEVLKRIHSVILSNDPIARSLSLRVLGSVPHLIADKLYIHHSIRTCMQSHDQVELEATIFIMDKLCEISPLFSDSIIEKIHTVIQNVETPPITKLKYTRLFRHMHHSHSIATQSKEMLVGLLDLYPSVGFVSVILDTLTNLSLKHILYIDDHIKFLKNYGFSDSRVVVKVIALKCLQKLAITSPHSQFPIIEIFNIIKETPSKSYREIKYNALLLLSILSQSQYTKILELNQANDNDLIDILYQYSLDYDFKLSELSIQTLVNIIVESTDNNNNNNNNNNNNNNNNNNNNNNNNNNNNNNKLIESILNQTVNNICVILKTQFTTSTNNNTNINENKSTLNKTSVFLKSIIRLIKKDPKPLKSITTTIISLLNEIPYSILKSLFHCLSMCIPMNKSVLNQNGWFKLILDYLNNLIIKENSVQLINNNFNNNNNNNNNSNNNNNNIINRNNNGISNGINKQDCKYSIPMSIFMCIFKTFDENNQKIQEITEQLLPLIQYILENPKPDQLWSCYNLAQLSQRHGFHKIAMVIYSTLIHKVESECNYLWLKGLLSIATLENEISIYSITTNKNNTNNNNNNNNSKILNQLSNYHTSIVSLKASSQQERSLQFQEDFILLHEKYLFNILNLKSFLLECNDDGNNNNNNNNNNNNNNNNNNNNNNNNNNEILLKRFLSKSLIFRQLEQKYQLLLNIQSKSINHTVPLDTKQILESFIFSCNLIVKLIDLIVINKNNNNNNNINANGINHQQEQRYQQHQQSQNQELINYFPLFKFCEFIQKKLNQQHSIPSSSSSSSSTTNPISFLDQVLNGLIKIPMVYPSSFYFKF, encoded by the exons ATgagtaaatataaaaactcAAGTCTATTAAATGATCAAGGAGGGGTTAGAcaaccatcattatcaaatggaTCATCAGTTTTAGGTATATCAAATCAATTACcaccaaattcattatttcatttattttcaacCAATAATCAACAATCAACAACTACACCAACTACAGTAACTATTCAACCACCTTCATCAAGTATTTCAACACCATCACCTACTACCAACAATACTGtaagtggtggtggtggtatacAAACAGCTggatcatcaacatcatcagcatcatcagtagttggtggtggtggtggtacaacaacaccaactaaTAGTAATATAGTAGTGATTGAATCTAATAAAGAGGATGATAAAGAATGTGGCACAATATTAATGGAGATCAATAAAGGTATTAGAAGTGGTAATTTAGGTGaacaaattgaatcaatactTTTCTTTAgtcatttaattaaatttcatCCATCAcctttaattgtaaattcaGTTATAACACGTTTATCCGATATTTTTAGAACTACAAGTAACACTGTTAAATATCGTATATTAAAAGTATTTCAAGAATGTTCATCAGAGATTCATAAAGtttcaaatattgaagaggttttaaaaagaattcattCTGTCATTCTATCCAATGACCCAATAGCACGTTCATTATCTTTAAGAGTATTAGGTAGTGTACCTCATTTAATTGCTGATAAACTTTATATTCATCATAg tATTAGAACATGTATGCAATCACATGATCAAGTTGAATTAGAAGCAACAATTTTTATAATGGATAAATTATGTGAAATATCACCATTATTTTCAGATagtattattgaaaaaattcaTACAGTTATTCAAAATGTTGAAACACCACCAATAACCAAATTAAAGTATACCAGATTATTTAGACATATGCATCATAGTCATTCAATTGCAACACAATCTAAAGAGATGTTAGTTGGTTTATTGGATTTATATCCTTCTGTTGGTTTCGTTTCTGTAATTTTAGATACTTTAAcaaatttatctttaaaacATATCCTTTATATTGATGATcat attaaatttttaaagaattatgGATTTTCAGATTCAAGAGTTGTAGTTAAAGTTATAGCATTAAAATGTTTACAAAAATTAGCAATAACATCACCACATTCACAATTTccaataattgaaatattcAATATCATAAAGGAGACACCATCCAAATCTTATAGAGAGATAAAATATAatgcattattattactttcaaTATTATCTCAATCCCAATATACAAAGATATTGGAATTGAATCAAgcaaatgataatgatttaattgatattctTTATCAATATTCATTAGATTATGATTTTAAACTATCTGAATTATCAATTCAAACTCTTGTTAATATTATAGTTGAATcaactgataataataataataataataataataataataataataataataataataataataataataataataataataataataataataataataaattaatagaatCAATATTGAATCAAACAGTGAATAATATATgtgtaatattaaaaactcaatttacaacatcaacaaataacaatactaatattaatgaaaataaatcaacattaaataaaacatcagtttttttaaaatcaataattagattaattaaaaaggatccaaaaccattaaaatcaattacaacTACAATTATATCactattaaatgaaatacctt attcaattttaaaatcattattccATTGTCTATCAATGTGTATACCAATGAATAAATCggttttaaatcaaaatggttggtttaaattaatattagattatttaaataatttaattattaaagaaaatagtGTACagttaataaacaataatttcaataataataataataataataataatagtaacaataataataataacatcaTTAATAGAAATAACAATGGTATTAGTAATGGAATAAATAAGCAAGATTGTAAATATTCAATACCT atgTCAATTTTTATGTGtatatttaaaacatttgatgaaaataatcaaaagaTTCAAGAGATAACAGAGCAACTATTACCATTGATACAATATATTTTAGAGAATCCAAAACCTGATCAATTATGGAGTTGTTATAATTTAGCACAATTATCACAACGTCATGGATTTCATAAGATCGCAATGGTTATTTATTCAACTTTAATTCATAAAGTTGAATCTGAATGTAATTACCTTTGGTTAAAAGGTTTATTATCTATTGCAACTTTAGagaatgaaatttcaatttatagcatcaccaccaataaaaacaacactaataataacaataataataataattcaaagatattaaatcaattatcaaattatcaTACATCTATTGTTTCTCTAAAAGCAAGTTCACAGCAAGAAAGATCACTTCAATTCCAAGaagattttatattattacatgagaaatatttatttaatattttaaatttgaaatcatttttattagaaTGCAACGATGatggcaataataataataataataataataataataataataataataataataataataataataataataataataataacgaaatattattaaagagATTTTTAagtaaatcattaattttcaGACAATTAGAacaaaaatatcaattacttttaaatattcaatcaaAATCTATCAACCATACAGTTCCTTTAGATACAAAGCAAATATTGgaatcttttattttctcttgtaatttaattgttaaattaatagatttaatagtaatcaataaaaataataataacaataacaatatcaATGCAAATGGTATTAATCACCAACAAGAACAAAgatatcaacaacatcaacaatcaCAAAATCAAGAACTTATAAACTATTTCccactttttaaattttgtgaatttattcaaaagaaattaaatcagCAACACTCAataccatcatcatcgtcatcatcatcatcaacaacaaatccAATATCATTTTTAGATCAAGTTTTGAATGGTCTAATTAAAATACCAATGGTTTATCCAagttctttttattttaaattttaa